From the Solibacillus sp. FSL R5-0449 genome, one window contains:
- the aroC gene encoding chorismate synthase, whose protein sequence is MRYLTAGESHGPQLTTIIEGLPSLLPVTAEKINYDLKRRQGGHGRGRRMQIETDTVEIVSGVRHGKTLGSPVALVVTNDDWKHWTKIMGAAELPEDIDPSEIKRQISRPRPGHADLVGGMKYGHRDLRNVLERSSARETTVRVAVGSVAKALLNELGISIVSHVTEIVGIKADSSLLEGKSADEIRTIIENDPCYCIDPDASAKMVTAIDEAKQAGDSIGGVVEVIVEGLPAGIGSYVHYDRKLDAKLASAMLSINAFKGVEFGIGFEMARKKGSEVHDEILWDDEKGYTRATNRLGGLEGGMTTGMPIVVRGVMKPIPTLYKPLQSVDIETKEPFKASVERSDSCAVPAASIVAEHVIAWEIANAIVEQFHSDQLPQLKAQLDEMRQYTKEY, encoded by the coding sequence ATGCGTTATTTAACAGCAGGTGAGTCACACGGACCACAATTAACAACAATTATTGAGGGGTTACCTTCTTTACTTCCGGTAACAGCAGAAAAAATTAATTATGATTTAAAACGTCGTCAAGGTGGTCATGGTCGTGGTCGTCGCATGCAGATTGAGACTGATACAGTGGAAATTGTATCGGGAGTCCGTCACGGAAAAACATTAGGCTCACCAGTCGCATTAGTCGTTACAAATGATGACTGGAAGCATTGGACGAAAATTATGGGTGCGGCAGAATTGCCGGAAGATATCGATCCATCTGAAATTAAACGCCAAATCTCACGTCCACGTCCAGGTCATGCGGACTTGGTCGGAGGGATGAAATACGGTCACCGCGATCTGCGTAACGTACTGGAGCGTTCAAGTGCACGTGAAACGACAGTACGTGTGGCAGTTGGCTCTGTCGCAAAAGCATTGTTGAACGAGCTTGGAATTTCCATTGTTTCACATGTTACGGAAATTGTAGGGATTAAAGCAGACAGCAGCTTGCTGGAAGGTAAATCCGCAGACGAAATCCGTACAATCATTGAAAACGACCCATGTTACTGTATCGATCCTGATGCTTCAGCAAAAATGGTGACAGCCATTGATGAAGCAAAACAGGCAGGGGACTCAATCGGCGGTGTCGTAGAAGTCATTGTAGAAGGTTTACCGGCGGGAATCGGCTCTTATGTGCATTACGACCGCAAATTGGATGCAAAACTGGCATCTGCAATGTTAAGCATCAATGCATTTAAAGGCGTTGAGTTTGGTATCGGGTTTGAAATGGCACGTAAAAAAGGTTCGGAAGTACATGACGAAATTTTATGGGATGACGAAAAGGGCTATACACGCGCAACAAATCGTTTAGGCGGTTTGGAAGGCGGTATGACGACAGGGATGCCGATTGTCGTACGAGGCGTGATGAAGCCAATCCCAACATTATATAAGCCGTTGCAAAGTGTTGACATTGAAACGAAAGAGCCTTTTAAAGCAAGTGTGGAGCGTTCTGACAGCTGTGCAGTACCTGCAGCATCCATCGTTGCAGAACATGTTATTGCCTGGGAAATCGCAAACGCTATCGTTGAGCAGTTCCATAGTGACCAATTACCACAATTAAAGGCGCAGTTGGATGAAATGCGTCAGTACACGAAGGAGTATTAA
- the aroB gene encoding 3-dehydroquinate synthase translates to MEIPVRTPSHSYAVTIGNGILRDALTAQHDLLTKADKIIVLTDENVWAAQQSYFEGNFPYTFEVHVMPAGETCKTFENYNDVQTYLLKQKCTRKSLIIAFGGGAVGDLAGFVAATYMRGIPFIQVPTTILAHDSAVGGKTAINHELGKNMIGAFYQPEAVIFDTEFLHSLSEKEVRSGMAEVIKHALISDAQWVEELLEGDHVTELPEELLANYLAHGIQVKATIVEQDETEQSVRKYLNLGHTYGHAIEAAAGYGRVAHGEAVMIGLIYALLLSEEYGKVNHQFTKRFLHFAMENGYPFEAVHEFTFDQLIEYLLKDKKADYGQLQFVLLETIGQPFVQKVELEQCREIDRQLRALLAEV, encoded by the coding sequence ATGGAGATTCCGGTTCGCACTCCTTCGCACTCGTACGCAGTAACGATTGGGAATGGGATATTACGTGATGCATTGACAGCACAGCATGATTTGCTTACTAAAGCAGATAAAATCATTGTATTGACAGATGAAAATGTTTGGGCAGCACAGCAAAGCTATTTTGAAGGGAATTTCCCGTACACGTTTGAAGTACATGTTATGCCGGCAGGGGAAACATGTAAAACCTTTGAAAATTATAATGATGTGCAAACATATTTACTTAAGCAAAAGTGTACAAGAAAATCGCTTATTATCGCATTTGGCGGTGGTGCAGTCGGCGATTTGGCCGGGTTTGTTGCTGCAACATATATGCGGGGCATTCCGTTCATCCAAGTGCCGACAACAATTTTGGCACATGATTCAGCTGTTGGGGGAAAGACAGCCATCAATCACGAACTAGGAAAAAATATGATCGGTGCATTTTACCAGCCGGAAGCCGTTATTTTCGATACCGAATTTTTACATAGTCTTTCCGAAAAAGAAGTACGCTCAGGGATGGCAGAAGTAATTAAGCATGCGTTGATTTCCGATGCACAATGGGTGGAAGAGCTGCTTGAGGGAGATCATGTAACGGAACTTCCGGAAGAACTGTTGGCAAATTATTTGGCACATGGCATTCAAGTTAAAGCGACCATTGTCGAGCAGGATGAAACCGAACAGTCCGTCAGAAAGTATCTTAATCTAGGGCATACATACGGGCATGCAATTGAAGCAGCAGCAGGCTATGGACGTGTAGCGCATGGTGAAGCTGTGATGATTGGCCTTATTTATGCACTTCTATTGAGCGAAGAATACGGTAAAGTTAATCACCAATTTACGAAACGCTTTTTACATTTTGCAATGGAAAACGGCTATCCGTTTGAAGCTGTTCATGAATTTACATTCGATCAGCTGATTGAATATTTACTGAAAGATAAAAAAGCCGACTATGGACAACTGCAGTTCGTGCTGCTTGAAACGATCGGACAACCATTTGTCCAAAAGGTTGAACTTGAACAATGCCGAGAAATTGATCGTCAACTAAGAGCATTATTAGCGGAGGTGTAG
- the aroH gene encoding chorismate mutase, with protein MIRGIRGAITIAEDKAEYVWGETARLVKEVAKQNNIEPEDIASVTISTTPDIHSAFPAKSVRSMPGWQYVPIMCMHEMDVPGALPLCIRVLLHVNTETPQDKIQHIYLEDAVKLRPDLVK; from the coding sequence ATGATTCGTGGAATTCGCGGTGCAATTACGATTGCTGAAGATAAAGCCGAATATGTATGGGGAGAAACGGCAAGATTAGTGAAAGAAGTTGCGAAACAAAATAATATTGAACCGGAAGATATTGCCTCTGTGACAATTTCTACAACGCCGGATATTCATTCGGCTTTTCCTGCCAAGTCGGTACGTTCGATGCCGGGGTGGCAGTATGTACCGATTATGTGCATGCATGAAATGGATGTGCCTGGTGCATTGCCATTATGTATTCGTGTATTATTACATGTGAATACGGAAACGCCACAGGACAAAATCCAACATATATACTTAGAAGATGCGGTAAAATTAAGACCAGATTTAGTGAAATAA
- the hisC gene encoding histidinol-phosphate transaminase, which translates to MKWKQQLFGMKAYKPGKPIEEVKKLFGLDEVVKLASNENPFGSSPKVKQFLQKDESNHAIYPDGYAQNLRTSLANFYGVDENEIILGNGSDDLIAIITRALLYPGVNTVMADLSFSQYWHNAEIEGAEIRKVPLKNGVHDLEAMLEAIDENTSVVWVCNPNNPTGTIVSDEALSAFLAKVPKDVFIVLDEAYVEYINDASYKDTLHYFRDYPNLILLRTFSKAYGLASFRVGYGIAQADVIAKLDPVRAPFNNTILSQQVAQVALQDQEYIASCREANEIGKKQFVEFCEQHGLNYFPSQTNFVMFEVKAPSDVVFEEMMKRGFIIRSGAALGLEGYIRVTIGTEAQNARFLQLLEEVLNEQGVLA; encoded by the coding sequence ATGAAATGGAAACAACAGTTATTTGGAATGAAAGCTTACAAACCGGGAAAACCAATTGAAGAGGTTAAGAAGCTTTTCGGGTTGGATGAAGTCGTAAAGCTCGCTTCAAATGAAAATCCTTTTGGCAGCTCACCAAAAGTAAAACAATTTTTACAAAAAGATGAATCCAATCATGCAATATATCCGGACGGTTATGCTCAAAACTTACGAACATCATTGGCGAATTTCTATGGTGTTGATGAAAATGAAATCATTTTAGGAAATGGTTCGGATGATTTAATCGCTATCATTACCCGTGCATTACTATATCCAGGTGTGAACACAGTCATGGCAGATTTATCATTTTCTCAATACTGGCATAATGCAGAGATTGAAGGGGCAGAAATTCGTAAAGTACCATTGAAAAATGGTGTCCATGATTTAGAAGCAATGCTGGAGGCAATTGATGAAAATACATCGGTTGTATGGGTATGTAATCCTAACAATCCGACAGGTACTATCGTATCGGATGAAGCATTAAGTGCTTTCTTGGCTAAAGTGCCTAAGGATGTTTTCATTGTATTGGACGAAGCTTATGTGGAATACATAAACGATGCCTCTTATAAAGATACATTGCATTATTTCCGTGACTATCCGAATTTAATTTTATTGCGTACATTCTCAAAAGCGTATGGACTGGCTTCTTTCCGCGTTGGTTACGGAATTGCCCAAGCAGATGTTATTGCGAAGCTTGACCCTGTGCGTGCGCCATTCAACAATACGATCCTAAGCCAGCAAGTTGCGCAAGTCGCACTACAGGACCAGGAATACATTGCCAGCTGCCGTGAAGCAAATGAAATTGGCAAAAAGCAGTTTGTAGAATTTTGCGAGCAGCACGGTTTAAATTATTTCCCATCCCAAACGAACTTTGTCATGTTTGAAGTGAAGGCTCCAAGTGATGTTGTATTTGAAGAGATGATGAAGCGCGGATTTATTATCCGAAGCGGCGCAGCATTAGGATTGGAAGGCTATATTCGTGTGACAATCGGTACAGAAGCTCAAAATGCGAGATTTTTACAGTTGCTTGAAGAAGTCTTAAATGAACAAGGAGTACTTGCATGA
- a CDS encoding prephenate dehydrogenase — translation MTRNVFVIGLGLIGGSVAMALQKAPQTKVFGYDAHEQTRQLADTLQVVHEVVKNPAEFAKEADVIIFGTPVNVTLDFMEQLKSWELKRNVIITDTGSTKAKIMEKAVELRQLGITFIGGHPMAGSHKSGITAAKPYLLENAYYMLTPHEGEELEKLAALDDLLKFTLGKMVVVDAKVHDHMTAVVSHFPHIIAASLVHQLNSEKQTYPMTSSLAAGGFRDITRIASSNPALWRDITMQNKQELVGQLDNWLNEMQRVRDLLAEGDAKAIENYFSEARDVRDSLPVANGALYIPYDLYVDIPDYPGVISEVTGLLAENNISITNIRIVETRVDVFGILVISFQTNEDRERAAQCIEHKAKYDTYIS, via the coding sequence ATGACACGAAATGTCTTCGTAATCGGACTAGGGTTAATTGGTGGATCTGTAGCGATGGCTTTGCAGAAGGCACCACAAACAAAAGTGTTCGGCTATGATGCTCATGAACAAACACGACAATTAGCGGACACTTTACAGGTCGTTCATGAAGTTGTTAAAAATCCTGCTGAGTTTGCAAAAGAAGCGGATGTTATAATATTTGGTACACCTGTAAATGTGACACTCGACTTTATGGAACAGCTGAAGTCGTGGGAATTGAAGCGCAATGTCATTATTACAGATACAGGCAGTACAAAAGCGAAAATAATGGAAAAAGCAGTAGAGCTGCGGCAACTGGGTATTACATTTATCGGCGGGCATCCAATGGCGGGTTCCCATAAAAGCGGTATTACAGCAGCAAAGCCCTATTTACTGGAAAATGCCTATTATATGCTGACACCCCATGAAGGGGAAGAGCTTGAAAAACTTGCTGCACTGGATGATCTGCTGAAATTTACACTCGGGAAGATGGTCGTTGTCGATGCGAAGGTACATGACCATATGACAGCTGTTGTCAGCCATTTCCCGCATATTATCGCGGCATCTTTAGTACATCAGCTTAATAGTGAAAAACAGACATATCCAATGACCTCTTCATTAGCTGCAGGCGGTTTCCGTGATATTACACGTATTGCTTCCTCAAATCCTGCTTTGTGGCGTGATATTACAATGCAAAATAAGCAGGAATTGGTCGGACAGCTTGATAATTGGCTTAACGAAATGCAGCGTGTGCGTGATCTATTGGCTGAAGGTGATGCGAAAGCGATCGAGAACTACTTCAGTGAAGCGCGTGATGTCCGGGACAGTTTACCGGTTGCGAACGGTGCCTTGTATATCCCGTACGATCTTTATGTCGATATCCCGGATTATCCAGGGGTCATTTCAGAAGTCACAGGCTTATTGGCTGAAAATAATATAAGTATTACAAATATACGTATCGTAGAAACACGTGTCGATGTATTCGGGATTCTGGTCATCAGTTTCCAGACAAATGAAGACCGGGAACGTGCGGCACAATGTATTGAACACAAGGCGAAGTACGATACATATATTTCATAA
- the aroA gene encoding 3-phosphoshikimate 1-carboxyvinyltransferase: MSTTLHYSQPSLQGDITVPGDKSVSHRSVMFGSIAKGKTTVSGFLLGEDCLRTIDCFQKLGVDIEVDGTDVTIDSPGIDGWTEPKEVLYTGNSGTTTRLMLGLLSGTKLHTIMTGDASIGKRPMRRVADPLRLMGAQIAGRENGQYTPLAIQGGPLKAIDYKMPVASAQVKSAILLAGIRAEGTTVVREEEISRDHTERMLRQFGATVTVEDGVVSLQGGQTLTGTHVNVPGDISSAAFFLVAGAIAKNSKIVLNNVGVNETRDGILEVLQNMGAKMAITIDDENAAEPTATITIETSDLKGTTVEGAIIPRLIDEIPIIALLATQAAGKTIIKDAEELKVKETNRIDAVVNELKKLGAKIEATEDGMVIEGPTPLHGGSLKTYGDHRIGMMGAIAALVADGEVELDDADCIAVSYPTFFEHVNSIIK, encoded by the coding sequence ATGAGTACAACATTGCACTACAGTCAACCGTCATTGCAGGGCGATATTACCGTACCGGGTGACAAATCGGTTTCGCATCGCTCGGTTATGTTCGGCTCGATTGCAAAAGGAAAAACGACGGTCAGCGGCTTCTTATTAGGAGAAGACTGTCTGCGTACAATTGACTGTTTCCAAAAGCTTGGGGTAGACATTGAGGTTGACGGGACAGACGTAACGATAGACAGCCCGGGAATAGATGGGTGGACTGAACCGAAAGAAGTCCTTTATACAGGAAACTCAGGTACGACAACACGTTTAATGCTAGGGCTGTTATCCGGCACGAAATTACATACAATCATGACAGGTGACGCATCGATCGGTAAGCGTCCTATGCGTCGTGTGGCAGATCCATTACGTTTAATGGGTGCGCAAATTGCCGGACGAGAAAATGGACAATATACGCCACTCGCAATCCAAGGTGGACCGTTAAAAGCGATCGACTACAAAATGCCTGTTGCCAGTGCCCAGGTGAAATCAGCTATTCTGCTTGCCGGTATACGTGCTGAAGGTACAACAGTTGTCCGTGAGGAAGAAATTTCACGTGATCATACAGAACGTATGCTGCGCCAGTTCGGGGCAACGGTAACAGTTGAAGACGGTGTCGTGTCATTGCAAGGCGGTCAAACCCTGACTGGAACACATGTAAATGTACCCGGCGATATTTCATCGGCCGCATTTTTCCTAGTTGCCGGTGCTATTGCGAAAAACAGCAAAATTGTTCTGAATAACGTGGGGGTCAATGAAACACGTGACGGCATTTTAGAAGTACTTCAAAACATGGGTGCGAAAATGGCCATCACAATCGATGACGAGAACGCAGCAGAACCAACCGCTACGATTACGATTGAAACTTCCGATCTAAAAGGAACAACAGTGGAGGGCGCGATTATTCCCCGCCTAATCGATGAAATTCCGATTATTGCACTGCTTGCGACACAAGCTGCCGGTAAAACAATCATTAAAGATGCAGAAGAGCTAAAAGTAAAAGAAACAAACCGTATTGATGCGGTTGTAAATGAGTTAAAGAAACTAGGCGCAAAAATTGAAGCGACAGAAGACGGCATGGTCATTGAAGGCCCGACTCCTTTACATGGTGGAAGCTTGAAAACATATGGTGATCACCGTATTGGAATGATGGGTGCGATCGCAGCGCTAGTTGCGGATGGGGAAGTTGAATTGGATGATGCGGATTGTATCGCCGTTTCCTACCCGACTTTTTTTGAACATGTTAATAGTATAATAAAATAA
- a CDS encoding tetratricopeptide repeat protein has translation MELLLQAIQEGNLEEINRLLESFLMDAEPAAQYEVAEALMHYGFLNEADRVFEHLQFLFPEEAQISIDRASVLIELGEEDNALDLLMGIADDAPEYPQALLVLADYYQMQGLFEVAEQRINDALQILPHEPLLQFAKAELLFETGRFTEAVRIYEELYAIDKKFAGIILAQRLAEVYRAGAGYETALDYYMEALEEEVTADLLFGSAYAAFQTEKYELAIKQLEDLKELDPDYFSAYLLLAESYAMLEDNERALKVIKEGLKRDEYDKSLYLFAGKMAIKNGKQQEAIEFLSEAIALDPEYMEAILVLMSVYNTEQRYEEIISLYEQLHQNEFEWVALYPFVANAYNEEELFEKAYEIYKEAYNEFNDDVEFLEKYFVFLVEDGKRDEAKKIAERLVQLQPSEQQWTDLLERFE, from the coding sequence ATGGAACTATTACTACAAGCGATTCAAGAAGGAAATTTAGAGGAGATTAACCGACTTCTTGAATCTTTTTTAATGGATGCTGAACCCGCAGCACAATATGAAGTAGCCGAAGCACTTATGCATTACGGATTTTTAAATGAAGCAGACCGTGTATTTGAGCATCTTCAATTTTTATTTCCTGAAGAAGCGCAAATTTCAATCGACCGTGCAAGTGTTTTAATTGAGCTTGGCGAAGAGGATAATGCCCTCGATTTATTAATGGGGATTGCCGATGACGCGCCAGAATACCCTCAAGCGCTGTTAGTATTGGCCGACTATTATCAAATGCAGGGGTTATTTGAAGTGGCGGAACAACGGATTAATGATGCGTTGCAAATTTTACCTCATGAACCTTTACTTCAATTTGCCAAAGCAGAATTATTATTTGAAACAGGTCGTTTTACAGAGGCTGTTCGAATTTATGAAGAGCTGTATGCGATCGATAAAAAGTTTGCTGGTATAATTTTAGCCCAGCGTCTTGCAGAAGTTTACCGTGCTGGTGCAGGTTATGAAACGGCTCTGGATTATTATATGGAAGCACTTGAAGAAGAAGTTACAGCAGACTTGCTGTTTGGTTCGGCTTATGCAGCGTTCCAGACGGAAAAATATGAACTAGCTATAAAACAGCTGGAAGATTTAAAAGAGTTGGACCCTGATTATTTCTCAGCTTATTTACTGCTGGCTGAAAGTTATGCAATGCTCGAGGATAATGAACGTGCCTTAAAAGTTATTAAAGAAGGTCTTAAACGAGACGAATACGATAAATCCCTCTATTTATTTGCGGGGAAAATGGCGATTAAAAATGGCAAACAGCAGGAAGCGATAGAGTTTTTAAGTGAGGCCATTGCATTGGACCCTGAATATATGGAAGCGATTTTAGTATTGATGTCTGTTTACAATACCGAACAACGCTATGAAGAAATTATTTCACTATATGAACAATTGCATCAAAATGAATTCGAATGGGTCGCTTTATATCCATTTGTAGCCAATGCTTATAATGAAGAAGAACTGTTCGAAAAAGCATACGAAATTTACAAAGAGGCATATAATGAATTTAACGATGATGTTGAGTTTTTAGAGAAATATTTTGTGTTTTTAGTTGAGGACGGCAAGCGTGATGAAGCAAAGAAAATTGCCGAGCGACTTGTCCAATTACAGCCTTCTGAACAGCAATGGACTGATTTATTAGAACGCTTTGAGTAA
- a CDS encoding ReoY family proteolytic degradation factor — translation MTYSVPLNDKKLFIRWFLKNFQLKRREGVWILNYLLSNDDLLKNVHFVDEAHYCPRSIVMSTIETTSIPFRFYKENIMTSDAEKAFHDLRINAHEAIYFQLNFPSVPPDPLYLAVLEENPYVPADIFISEKDRLAAERLLENSVLEFQEQQLLKEIDEALDSGDKERFFELSNLLQALKHTK, via the coding sequence TTGACATATTCCGTACCACTGAATGACAAAAAGTTGTTTATCAGGTGGTTTTTGAAAAATTTCCAGTTAAAAAGACGTGAAGGTGTATGGATTTTAAATTACTTACTAAGTAATGACGATTTGCTGAAAAATGTTCATTTCGTTGATGAAGCACATTATTGCCCGCGTTCCATAGTAATGTCGACAATTGAAACAACAAGTATCCCATTCCGGTTTTATAAAGAAAATATTATGACATCCGATGCCGAAAAAGCATTTCATGATTTACGAATCAATGCCCACGAAGCAATTTATTTTCAGCTGAATTTCCCGAGCGTACCGCCTGATCCTCTGTATTTAGCGGTACTGGAGGAAAATCCTTACGTACCGGCTGATATCTTCATCAGTGAAAAAGACCGTCTAGCAGCCGAGCGTTTGCTGGAGAATAGTGTACTAGAATTCCAGGAACAGCAACTGCTAAAAGAAATTGATGAAGCACTGGATAGTGGAGATAAAGAACGTTTTTTCGAGTTATCTAATTTATTGCAAGCATTAAAGCATACGAAGTAA
- a CDS encoding YpiF family protein — MNFIVKDVEQFQAQKQFIDTAIVPLVQLDFSDQGMKQSSSASEYLMTLTNFIEQQFKGRLLLLPPFSYTMGTKSDKMPAAMEKELKEAGFKAVVFITCDHSWTELKEYLNIIWLPAIPLESMDQGVKQRILEDQLKQVIPTFTKIWV; from the coding sequence ATGAACTTTATAGTAAAAGATGTAGAACAGTTCCAGGCTCAGAAGCAATTTATAGATACGGCAATTGTCCCGCTCGTGCAATTGGATTTTTCGGATCAAGGAATGAAGCAGAGCAGTTCTGCTTCAGAATATTTAATGACGTTGACGAATTTTATAGAACAGCAGTTTAAAGGACGTCTTTTATTATTGCCCCCCTTTTCATATACAATGGGAACCAAGTCAGATAAAATGCCGGCAGCAATGGAAAAAGAATTGAAGGAAGCAGGTTTTAAAGCAGTGGTCTTTATTACCTGTGACCATTCTTGGACTGAATTGAAAGAATATTTAAATATTATTTGGCTTCCGGCTATCCCACTTGAGTCTATGGACCAGGGTGTTAAACAGAGAATATTGGAAGATCAGCTAAAACAAGTCATCCCGACTTTTACGAAAATTTGGGTTTAA
- a CDS encoding ubiquinol-cytochrome c reductase iron-sulfur subunit, with the protein MSRNRVTRRQFLTYTITGVGGFMAAGMLMPMVRFAIDPILQSKEDGDFVQTSKKIAEITEVPVKVDFSYEQTDGWYKSEVADAAWVYKEGDEIIAISPVCKHLGCTVNWEGNPEYTNQFFCACHAGRYEKSGVNVKGTPPLGPLDMYEVSENDGFLLLGKKIANTHSN; encoded by the coding sequence ATGAGTAGGAATCGAGTTACAAGACGTCAATTTTTAACTTATACAATTACTGGTGTAGGTGGATTTATGGCGGCAGGAATGTTAATGCCAATGGTACGTTTTGCTATTGACCCAATTCTTCAGTCAAAAGAAGATGGTGATTTTGTACAGACAAGCAAAAAAATTGCCGAAATTACAGAAGTTCCGGTAAAAGTGGACTTCTCGTACGAACAGACGGATGGCTGGTACAAATCAGAAGTAGCAGATGCTGCTTGGGTTTACAAAGAAGGTGACGAAATCATCGCAATCTCACCTGTATGTAAGCATTTAGGGTGTACTGTAAACTGGGAAGGTAATCCAGAATACACAAATCAGTTCTTCTGTGCATGTCATGCGGGGCGTTATGAAAAATCAGGTGTTAACGTTAAAGGTACACCGCCTCTTGGACCGCTGGATATGTATGAAGTGTCAGAAAATGATGGTTTCTTATTGCTTGGGAAAAAAATCGCTAACACACACAGTAACTAA
- a CDS encoding cytochrome b6 encodes MLNKIYDWVDERLDITPIWRDIADHEVPEHVNPAHHFSAFVYCFGGLTFFITVIQILSGMFLTMYYVPDVENAWKSVYYLQNEVAFGEIVRGMHHWGASLVIVMMFLHTLRVFFTGSYKKPRELNWLVGVGIFAIMLGLGFTGYLLPWDMKALFATKVGIEIAASVPFLGETIKVLLAGDSTIIGAQTLTRFFAIHVFFLPAALFALLAVHFIMIRRQGISGPL; translated from the coding sequence GTGCTAAATAAAATTTATGATTGGGTCGATGAACGTTTAGATATTACTCCTATTTGGCGTGATATTGCCGACCATGAAGTGCCAGAGCACGTTAACCCTGCCCATCACTTTTCAGCATTCGTTTACTGTTTCGGGGGATTAACATTCTTTATTACAGTAATCCAAATTCTATCAGGTATGTTCTTAACGATGTATTACGTACCGGATGTAGAGAATGCTTGGAAATCAGTTTACTATTTACAAAACGAAGTAGCATTCGGTGAAATCGTTCGTGGTATGCACCATTGGGGGGCATCTTTAGTAATTGTCATGATGTTCTTACATACACTTCGTGTATTCTTCACAGGTTCATATAAAAAACCGCGTGAATTAAACTGGTTAGTTGGTGTAGGTATCTTTGCCATTATGTTAGGTTTAGGTTTCACAGGTTATTTATTGCCATGGGATATGAAAGCGTTATTCGCTACTAAAGTAGGTATCGAGATTGCTGCATCTGTTCCGTTTTTAGGTGAAACAATAAAAGTATTATTAGCTGGGGATTCTACGATTATCGGGGCGCAAACTTTAACTCGTTTCTTTGCCATTCATGTATTCTTCTTACCAGCAGCATTATTTGCATTATTGGCAGTTCACTTTATTATGATCCGCCGCCAAGGTATTTCAGGACCTCTATGA
- a CDS encoding c-type cytochrome, whose translation MQRGKGMKFVGDSRVKASNRMPNVPKDYSEYPGKTEAFWPDFLLKEWMVGAVFLIGYLLLTVAHPSPLEGPADPTNASYIPLPDWYFLSMYQLLKYTYASGPYNVIGAMVIPGIAFGALALVPFLDRTPERRPFKRPLPTAFMLLAVAALIYTTWESVQATDWEAVDAQGEITDKHLGLLPDVEVDETSEGYEIFQAQASCIGCHGGDLAGVSGPMLLGNELTAEEVQDVIVNGRGGMPAGTFTGTEEELQVLAEFIAGLKEAE comes from the coding sequence ATGCAACGCGGAAAAGGTATGAAGTTCGTAGGTGATTCACGTGTAAAAGCGAGTAACCGTATGCCGAACGTGCCAAAAGATTATTCCGAGTATCCGGGGAAAACAGAAGCTTTCTGGCCTGACTTCTTATTAAAAGAATGGATGGTTGGTGCAGTTTTTCTAATCGGTTATTTATTATTAACTGTCGCACATCCTTCACCACTTGAAGGCCCGGCAGATCCAACAAATGCATCGTATATACCGTTACCGGACTGGTACTTCCTGTCAATGTACCAACTATTAAAATACACTTATGCATCTGGTCCATATAACGTCATTGGCGCAATGGTTATTCCAGGTATTGCATTTGGTGCATTAGCATTGGTGCCATTTTTAGATCGAACACCTGAACGTCGACCATTTAAACGACCATTACCGACAGCATTTATGTTGTTGGCAGTAGCAGCACTTATATATACAACATGGGAATCTGTTCAGGCAACTGACTGGGAAGCAGTTGATGCACAAGGGGAAATTACGGATAAGCATTTAGGTTTACTGCCGGATGTAGAAGTAGATGAAACTTCCGAAGGGTATGAAATTTTCCAGGCTCAAGCTTCATGTATAGGATGTCATGGTGGAGACCTGGCAGGAGTATCCGGTCCAATGCTTCTTGGCAATGAGTTGACAGCCGAAGAAGTTCAGGACGTAATTGTGAATGGACGTGGCGGTATGCCGGCTGGTACATTTACAGGTACAGAGGAAGAACTTCAAGTTTTAGCTGAATTTATCGCAGGATTAAAAGAAGCTGAATAA